From the Mycobacteriales bacterium genome, the window CGAGCCGGGTACCACCGTTGAGCTGAGTCTTCAACGCCTGGATGCCGGCGAACAGCGGCGAGGCGAGGCTGGTGCCGCCGATCCGGTACTCCCCGAAGTGAATGCCCTCAGGGAAGTCCTGGGTCAGGCCGATCAGCATGCCCGTCGTCGGGTCGGCGTCCATCGCCACGTCCGGCACGGCACGCGCCGAGCCGAGCGCCGCAGGCACCACGCCGTTCTGGTACGTGGGCTGGTTGAACAGGTGCGACATGCCGCCGCCGGCCCCGTAGAGGAAGCCGAGAGGCTCCCAGGACTTGCCGTCGGCCGACAGCGAGTACTTCAGCGTGCCCCAGCCGGTCTGGAACTGCATGGCACCGTTGGCGTCGATCGCGGTGCTGGTGCCGCCGGCGCTGGTGACGTAGGGGTCGGAGGTCGGGTAGTCAGCCTGCTTCAGGCCGGTGTTGAGGACCTCGTCGCCGTTGTCGCCGGAGGAGAACTGGAAGCTGATGCCCTGCATCGCGCCCTGCAGGAAGACCTGCTCGTACGCCGCGACCGAACCGGTCGTCGAGTTCTGCTCGACGTCTCCCCAGGAGTTGCTGACGATCGACGCCTTGTTGTCCGACACGACCTTGGCGAGCGTGTCGAGGAAGTCGGCGTCGTTGCAGCTCGCTGAGCCGTAGTACATGACCTTCGCCGCAGGCGCCATACCGTGGACGGCCTCGACGTCGAGCGCCTCCTCGCCGCCCCAGCCGCCCGGGTCGCAGAGGGCCTGGTCGGTGAACTTGCTTGGCAGCGTCTGGCTGAACTGGCCGGGCGCGAACGGTGCGTCACCCTGGTCGGTGGCGTACTGGTTTGCGTCCTTCTGCATCGTGGGCAGGGCGTAGGCGTCGGTGATCGCCACGGTCGCGCCCTGTCCGGTCAGCTTCGACGCGTCGACGCCGTACGCCGCCCGGAACTGGGCAGGCACGTAGCCGCAGGGTGCGTAGGCGCGGAACTTGCCGTTGAACTTCGGCAGCGGCGTCTTGAAGTCCGCCTGCTTGTTGGCGGTCACCTGTCCGTAGGAGAGCGAGCATGGGCGAGCGTTGCGGAATCCGGGCGCGTAGGGGTAGCCGCCGGCGGCCTTGGCCGTCGCGGCTGGTGCTGCCGCAGGTGCCGCGTCCGTCACGCTTCTCGGCGCCACCGTGTGCGATGCGGTGTCGAGGCCGAGCACGCCGATGACCGATCCTGAGATCGCGGTCGGGACCTGAGCTCTGGCCGACGGTGCCTGCACGGTCTTGCCCTTGTGGCTGTAGAGCTTCAGACCAACCGAGAACGCCTTTTCGGCGGCCGCGGCGGTGCCGGTCGCCCGCACGTAGCGGTTACCCGACGCGACACCCGTGACGTGCAGGCCGGAGCCCGCAAGCCAGGAGCGCACCTGGGACACCTCGGCCGCGGTCGGGCTGAACCGCGCCTTGTACTGCGCGGTGCTGAGGTAGTGGCGATAGCTGGTGCTTCCTGGCGTAGAGACGGCGGCCACCGCCGACTTCAGGTTGGCCGTACCACCCTTCGGTGCGAGGTAGACCCGCAGGTCCTGGCTGCGT encodes:
- a CDS encoding S53 family peptidase; translation: MSGSHRRKALIAAGGVAGLTAAAALIAVPASAVTPDHVPLAGTQPAWATSSAAHGAVPSGRSQDLRVYLAPKGGTANLKSAVAAVSTPGSTSYRHYLSTAQYKARFSPTAAEVSQVRSWLAGSGLHVTGVASGNRYVRATGTAAAAEKAFSVGLKLYSHKGKTVQAPSARAQVPTAISGSVIGVLGLDTASHTVAPRSVTDAAPAAAPAATAKAAGGYPYAPGFRNARPCSLSYGQVTANKQADFKTPLPKFNGKFRAYAPCGYVPAQFRAAYGVDASKLTGQGATVAITDAYALPTMQKDANQYATDQGDAPFAPGQFSQTLPSKFTDQALCDPGGWGGEEALDVEAVHGMAPAAKVMYYGSASCNDADFLDTLAKVVSDNKASIVSNSWGDVEQNSTTGSVAAYEQVFLQGAMQGISFQFSSGDNGDEVLNTGLKQADYPTSDPYVTSAGGTSTAIDANGAMQFQTGWGTLKYSLSADGKSWEPLGFLYGAGGGMSHLFNQPTYQNGVVPAALGSARAVPDVAMDADPTTGMLIGLTQDFPEGIHFGEYRIGGTSLASPLFAGIQALKTQLNGGTRL